The following nucleotide sequence is from Nothobranchius furzeri strain GRZ-AD chromosome 11, NfurGRZ-RIMD1, whole genome shotgun sequence.
CAGAGATTTCCTCTTTGGGGTTCATTTAAGTTTCATCTCCTTCCTTCACAGCTCAGGTGAGTCCTCCTCACAGCTCCCCTCCTTGTCTTTGCTCCAGGTGACCCACTCTGTGATTTACGCATCTGTTCTCACCACTCATTCAACCAGTTTTACAGACTCTAAAAACGGTCACACTGGTTATTCACGAGATTAGTGGTAAGACTTAGTCTCACCTTCAGCTGTAAAGGAACGTTCAGATGCTGATGTTCAGAGAGGATCCTTAAACATCATTTTTGCAGGTTTGTGAGGATGGAGATGCAGAGCAGAGCTAAATACACAAAAGGAGGTTTGAAGGAGCTTCACTTTTCCGGAGGAATAACTTTGTTGTGCTGAATTTTCAGGGCCAAGATGACGGAGAGGACACCATGGTGGAAAGCTTTCCTGCCAAAGAAGAAGAGTGGATCTACCAAAGAGTCAAACCACGTCTTTGGGCCAGACTTTGACCCCTTTGcacagaaccaaaagcaaaaagaCCCCAACGTGTCCTCCAAGAGCTCTGGGGGCCAGAGCCACTCTCAGCATGAGTCCAACAACTCATCCCTCATCAGCGACGAGACCTACGACGACTCCCAGCTGTATTCGGTGTTCAACGAGCAGACCTGTCGCAGGAACATGAAGGTGTCACGCTCAGGTCGCTTCAAAGTGAAGGGCAAGGTGCGCT
It contains:
- the LOC107383350 gene encoding proline-rich protein 15, with the protein product MTERTPWWKAFLPKKKSGSTKESNHVFGPDFDPFAQNQKQKDPNVSSKSSGGQSHSQHESNNSSLISDETYDDSQLYSVFNEQTCRRNMKVSRSGRFKVKGKVRSTLPIEERERERAQPQGKTA